Part of the Triticum urartu cultivar G1812 chromosome 2, Tu2.1, whole genome shotgun sequence genome, ATGATGTGAAATTGGAGGTGAAATGAAGTTCACATGCACAAAgagaaaataagagaaaatatTTATATGAAGAGCAATTTAGTGAGTTTAAGGAAATAGTGCACAATAAAAGTGTTGAGATGATTTTAGAGGGCTCTATAACCATTATAGATGTTGCCTTGTTAGAAAGTCTATTAGAGTTGCTATTAACCTTGAGAACATTTCGGTTTCTGTTTATTAGAGGCACAAGTGAAATAGTTCTAAGAAAATCAAGGAATACGTTTGGGTTAAGTTCTAAGGAAATCAAGGAATATATTTGGGTTAATCAAGGATGAGGTTGTATTGTTTTCAATTTGTTGAGCATGTGCGTATGAGAGACCATGGATGGGCTCGGCTCCTAACTCAGGGGCGGGAGCATGGTGCCCGGCCCAAATTCAAATCATGTGGGTGGAATTTGCTTTGCAGATCGAATTTGAAGTGTCACACCTTCGTTCTGTGTACGCCCAAGCTCAAGCAAGCGGAGCACGAAGGGAAAGAAGACGACGAAGAGGCCCAAGAAATCAGCAGAGGTTTCCATGAGTGAAAATCTTGATGAAATGATCAATGCAAGGAAAAAGTTGGCGGCTCAGGCTATGCAAACAAGGTTGGAGCTGGCAGTTCAGAAGCAACATGAGAAGTTAACAAGGTGGCGGGCGGTCAAGGAGAATGAGGAGAGAAAGTTTAAGAAACGAGATAAATATGAGGAGTTGGCTTGCGGCCATGGGCGCGGAGCCTCTGCAAGGCTGGCTTTGAGGAGCATAGGCCTTTTGAGGACATGTTTGAGGTAGGAGAGTCATAGGGAGGAAGCAATGATCATGCTTATGGCCCCAACTTGGATGGATGACAAGGCAAGAGCCCATGGGAGATCGGGTGGGCAAAGATATTGCCTTTCAGGATAATGTGGGGGCAACGAACACTTTGATGAGGGAGTGATAGTACAATGGCATTGTGTCATTGTGTTACACTCTAGCACTGTGGGTGATACGTTTGGTTGATGTTCTATTTGGATGATGTGTTCAATATGATGATGAACTATTTGGGATGATTTGAGGTGTATTTGGTCTATTTGTGGGTTGAATGTTAAATTATGTGTGGTTCAAACCAAAAAACTTTGAATTTGAAATTGGAGTTTAAATGGAGTACATGCGTACAAAACATAGAAAGAGAAAAATAAGAGAAAAACAATAGATATAGAGGAGTCTAGTGAGTTTGACAAAATAATGCACTCTAAAAGTAGTGAAATGGTTTTAAAGGCTTAAGAGCATTGAAATGATTTTAAGGGCTTTTATAATCATTGAACAATAGATAGTATATTACAGTTGTTTCCCCTCGGAACGATTTGTGGAGCTCTGTTTAGAGCCACAGCCGGCGTCACTGTAAGAAAACCATAGGATTTGTTTGAGTTACGGTGTGTTTGGCTTGGAAAATCAGGAGAAAGTTGTATTGCTTTTCAATTTAATGAGGTGTTTTGGCACATCGATTAAAAAAAGAAATCCAATAAATGTGCATTTCATCAGTCAATTTCACGGGAATATTAGGTGCTACCGCACCTTGTGTGCTTCCATGATATTATTTTACAAAAATCATATTTACACGTTCTAAAATAACTGAAAAAATTTGTGAACGTTCACAAGACATGTTTCTACAATCTGTAAATAGTTCAAATAAAAATTTAAATGAACATAAAAAGACAAATTCAATATGAATAGTGCCACAAAAAGCCAAAAGCCGAAACGACACCATTCACACTCAAATTTATTTTTTTATGCGTATTTTGAATTTTAACTTAGTAACACTTGATATCTACCCTCAATTGCACGAAAAGTGCCTGCAGCTCCCGGTCCCCATTGCTCTTGGTATTTGAAAATTTAGAAAAAAACACTCTTTTCTTGCTAAAAAAATCTTAAATCAAATACGTGAATACATACACACATTCCTAAGGCCTAGTAAAAAGCTGAAAAATAAATGCTTTGTATTTTGAGAAATATAAAAAAGAGAAATTTCTGGCATACATGGGATCCATTTTCTCCTATATACTGTCAGATTTTTTTTCCTGTAGCTCAAAACAAAACGACCTTTCTACCAAAACTTTCCGTGGGTATTCGGAATGTGTATATGTATCCCCGggaaaatttcagatttttttgaaacttcaaaaaCACAAATTTCGAAATGTTTAAATATAGGGAGCAGTGGAGCTCGGGTGCTGCAATCCCTCTCTCTCAATTGCACCGCTACTTGGTGGGCGATCCAAGGTAGTCACATGGGATTTTGGAAAGCCGCTGGGCCGACAGACCGGGTAGCCGCCCCCCAAGGCGGACCGCGGCAAGCTGCTCGCCAGGTGCGTCGACCGGGCGCCGCCACGAGACCGGCGCCGGACCACGGCAAGCTGCTCGCCAGGTGCGTCGACCTGGCGCCGCCACGAGACCGGTCCGCCGCGTTGCGTGTCGCGCGCGCCGTGGCTGGCTGGACACTCGAAACCCCCTCGCCGCTTACCTGCACGAGTTTAAAATGGAGCCCGCCCATGAACTCGATCTCCTTACTCGATGCCCTGCAAAGCAAAGATGGCCTCTGTACAGGTGCAACGGAAGGTTTGCCTTGGCGCTGATCCCTGCTTGAACGGCTCCGCCAAATGCCTACATCTACATGCCATGTCGACAAGATTTGCGTGCGCACTTTGCTCATTGGTGGTGCTCTCGTCCCTATGTATGTCTCTAGGTTGGAAACCAAGACGACGGCCTCCATGGCGCCGAGCAGGAGGCGGTGCGCGCCACGGGGAGAGGCAAGAGCAAGGCGTCGGCGCGGAAGGTGACCTACGGCTTCCACCTGGTGGAGGGCAAGATGCCGCACGGCATGGAGGACCGCCACGTGGCCGAGTTCCGGCGCCTGGACGACGGCAACGAGGTGGGCCTCTTCGGCGTCTTCGACGGCCACTCGGGCGCCGACGTCGCCACCTACCTCCGGAACCACCTCTTCGACAACATCCTCGGCGAGCCAGACTTCTGGGAGGACACCATGGGGGCGATACGGCGCGCCTACCACCGCACCGACAGGAAGGTGCTCAAGAAGAAGAAGGTGACCGCCGACGGCGAGGAGATAGTAAGGCCACGCCGCGGCGGGTCCACGGCGGTGACGGTCATCCTCCTCAACGGGGAGACCCTGGTGGTGGCCAACGTGGGGGACTCCCGCGCCGTCGTGTGCGAGAGCGGCAGGGCGAGGCAGCTCTCCGTGGACCACGAGCCGCTTCGGGAGCGCGACGCCATCGAGAGCAGGGGAGGCTTCGTTACCGAGATGCATGGTATGGTACCGTGAGACTCAAAATTTTGTACCATGAaaatggtgatgatgttgcttaTGCGTGCATGTATGAATGAATTGATCAGGGGACGTGCCTCGCGTGGACGCGTCGCTGGCGATGTCGCGGGCGTTCGGTGACCGGAAACTCAAGGAGCACATCAGCTCCGACCCGGACGTGGCCATCGAGCACGTCGGGGACGATACGGAGTTCGTCGTCGTCGCCAGCGACGGGCTCTGGAAGGTGATGTCCAACCAGGAGGTGGTGGACGAGGTGAGGAGCACGCGCGACGCCCGGAAGGCGGCGGTGAAGCTCGTGGATGCGGCTGTGGACCGGGGTAGCAAGGACGACATCGCTTGCGTCGTCGTGCGCATCCATTGACCTGCAACGATGATATACGATCATGTGTTTGTTCTGTGGTGCGTAGAACCAGTTTGTAGAAGGGAGGTGAGCTGAAGTGTTTGCTGTGAACTTACAGAAAGGAAATGCACTGGACTGTTTGATGTAAAATTCTTGCTGAAGTTCAAATTCCAGTAGCCTACACAGCACTTTTGTGAAATTCCTTCAGCTCTTAAGAAAAACCTCTTAAATTCGTAACTTCATACGAAGTTTCAAATCTCGTTTGTTGCTGGGCCTAAGGCCTCCTTTGCTTTGGTGGtatagcacatatgcccgtgcgttgcaacgggagagattTCTTACTAGAAGCGTCAGGAGAGATAATTGATGTGTCTATCAAAACGGTCTCCACACCATAGTGGGACGATACAGTGAAGAGCTGTGGTGTTCTCGCGGGTCATGTTTGGCTCGCGAGATCTTTAAGGCATCTTCAGTTGTTCGGCCCCAAGGGTACGAAAAAGCGCCGCTTAGGGGCTCCAAGGGTATGAAAAAGCGCCGCTTAGGGGCGAGCCGATGTTATTTTCGGTGTGGGGGCGAGCACGTTTCCGGCCGTCGCCTCAGAGACGACCTCATAGTTCGTCCAAATTTAAACAAACACGGCCAAATTTGAACAAACACGAGCAAATTTGGATGAAATTTAGGCCTTTTCTACACGAATAAAAGGGACGAAAAAAACCTAAACTACGGCTGATGCTTCTCCTTCTTGACACGGCAGTTGCTCGACCCCTCGCCCCGGCACGCTGCTTCACTCGAGcggcgggtcgttgccgccctcgacGTGCGCGAGGACGCCGCTGAGCGTGCGGTCagggacgccccaccacaggcGGCGGCCCTCGCTGTTGTTGCGGCCGCGCGGCATCGGCGCGTTGTTGGTGGAGACGAGCCGCTCCTCCTGCCGGCGTTCGAAGTACGGCGCCCACGCCGCGTGGTTGTCAGCGGCGTACTCTGGGAGCGCCCGCTCCGCGGCCGTCAGGGACGCCCGCGCACGCTTGACCTCGACGTGGAAATAGGGCGTCTCGGGGACGGGCAGAGGAGGGCAGGGACCCCGCCGGCGTTGAGCCTCCACCATGATGGAGCGCGTACGTCGGGTGGCACGGGGTAGTTGGCCTCATGGAGGAGGTAGGCCTCCCGCTCATGCAGCGAGCGGCGGCCGAAACCGTTGGTCACCGTCGCGTCGCCGGGGTACCTCGCGCTCATGGTTGCCGGGGGAAGAGAGGGGGGCTCGAACGGCGGAGAGAGGGGAGAAAGTGCGGTGGCGAGGAGGGGGAGGACTGCCGATGGATGGGTGCCTCACCGGCGCGGCCAGGGACGGCTTTTATAGCGGCTCGGGGGCGGCCGCGTGCGAACGCATGGCGAAAGGCGGGGCGGCATCGTCGCACTTCGCCGCCCGTGAATCAATGgcaggctgaccggcggcagccttggcattgatttCCCGCGGGAAAATCGAGACGATGAGGACGACCACCCTTCGTCTCGCTGACGTGCCGGTCCCGCAACTCTTTCGTGCCAAAACGTTCGCGCCGGCGCCTCGGACGCCCCCAGCACGCAGGGTTCGGGTTAGGTGCGCCGACGTCAATTTCGGCCCAATCCAACGAAAAACAGACTCGTGGGGACGCGACTGGACCGATTTTTCAGCGCCGGCACTAAAAAATGGCCTTGGAGGCGCCTGCTAGggacgcggctggagatgctcttacagTAGTGGGGTCATGAGTGGCGGCCACTACCCAATTCATGTTTTTTTTTCTTCAGGTCCGCCTCCTTGTCGAGGTTTTGTGGTGACCTTTTGATTTTCTTAAACATGTGACCATTTTTTTCCGAAAAAGTTAATTTCTAGAAAATGGAAAACAAAACTTGAaataggaatttttttaaatttacaaacattttttgaaaacagGACCATTTTTAAGGTGGAGAAacgaacatttttcaaatttgtgaacaaaatttTAAAATGGAAACTTGCTTTGAACATTAAAATAAATTTTCAAAAATGTCTTTTTAATCACGAATAttattttgaatttgtgaacattttgataaaatgaatattttttgaatttctgtTATTTTTAAAATGAAATTTATTTAGATATCTAGAAAANNNNNNNNNNNNNNNNNNNNNNNNNNNNNNNNNNNNNNNNNNNNNNNNNNNNNNNNNNNNNNNNNNNNNNNNNNNNNNNNNNNNNNNNNNNNNNNNNNNNNNNNNNNNNNNNNNNNNNNNNNNNNNNNNNNNNNNNNNNNNNNNNNNNNNNNNNNNNNNNNNNNNNNNNNNNNNNNNNNNNNNNNNNNNNNNNNNNNNNNNNNNNNNNNNNNNNNNNNNNNNNNNNNNNNNNNNNNNNNNNNNNNNNNNNNNNNNNNNNNNNNNNNNNNNNNNNNNNNNNNNNNNNNNNNNNNNNNNNNNNNNNNNNNNNNNNNNNNNNNNNNNNNNNNNNNNNNNNNNNNNNNNNNNNNNNNNNNNNNNNNNNNNNNNNNNNNNNNNNNNNNNNNNNNNNNNNNNNNNNNNNNNNNNNNNNNNNNNNNNNNNNNNNNNNNNNNNNNNNNNNNNNNNNNNNNNNNNNNNNNNNNNNNNNNNNNNNNNNNNNNNNNNNNNNNNNNNNNNNNNNNNNNNNNNNNNNNNNNNNNNNNNNNNNNNNNNNNNNNNNNNNNNNNNNNNNNNNNNNNNNNNNNNNNNNNNNNNNNNNNNNNNNNNNNNNNNNNNNNNNNNNNNNNNNNNNNNNNNNNNNNNNNNNNNNNNNNNNNNNNNNNNNNNNNNNNNNNNNNNNNNNNNNNNNNNNNNNNNNNNNNNNNNNNNNNNNNNNNNNNNNNNNNNNNNNNNNNNNNNNNNNNNNNNNNNNNNNNNNNNNNNNNNNNNNNNNNNNNNNNNNNNNNNNNNNNNNNNNNNNNNNNNNNNNNNNNNNNNNNNNNNNNNNNNNNNNNNNNNNNNNNNNNNNNNNNNNNNNNNNNNNNNNNNNNNNNNNNNNNNNNNNNNNNNNNNNNNNNNNNNNNNNNNNNNNNNNNNNNNNNNNNNNNNNNNNNNNNNNNNNNNNNNNNNNNNNNNNNNNNNNNNNNNNNNNNNNNNNNNNNNNNNNNNNNNNNNNNNNNNNNNNNNNNNNNNNNNNNNNCACACTCACAGCGGTaactatctcttcttccaccctcgcacgaaccctagcgccactgctagctctcgacgacgccggtgacgaagcgcttcgctgccgcaacctctctgacgccgtcttcacgccgaccgcggacatcgtcctctccgccgtcgccaagttagggcacggacgagtgaactgctcggcctcatgtctcgctccgtctagcagttctcagtgtggtaaataaaactccctttttacagcaccgttgatcctattgatctgtcacattccaccacaagtagtttctgttcacacaagctagatctctctcaaactgcatctcataacatgcctagtatattcacttgtgcttcacaaagtagttagattcctcacttgtactgatctgtggattcgtacaaatctggaaccaacttcttatctatgagtgaatgtcttcgcacgatgaggtcaatgtcttctaaactgatttatcttcaaaatcttctgagaatgcatatgacctcttccccttccctcgcaccttaatgctgtcacaggtacatgtccgtgggagaatcctttggttctcatagtctgcattcatttgcagaattcttacagcatcacataaattctcctaaagccagttcctgttggtcgaGCAAGaaaaaacctttgaagcctttgaacgtcttgaagcctttcaagttaaagtttatggcttcagaaacagcagcaaggaagggggcagacagcgacgtggaggaacatccaaagatctgcctgatgaactggcagaaatgtataaaacagatcctaaagagaattatggtcagcgcaagacccgaatccaatggattcaacgCTATTGGGCAGAAAAATGGTTCAagtaccgcttcacaacccaagagtatgctgagaagagtgccatcaaaagaccgtggggagacatcttattcaagaaccttgtacccaggtccagagatgaagctattgcccaaagcttctatccatgcatggttcgtgggccacagcctgatgatgcacatccgtcgtcactactctggtgttgtgacgacaatctgttcaagcgcaacttccagtttgcccaaaactcagcgaagcagaacaagaagaaatttgggttaggcttcaaccctggtccctcagcaccaagggcagatggcacgcgagaagcagaacccaatgtcatcagtctgtatgccaaccttgaaggcctcatcacctacatcttggttcaagggactgcagtgaatgagcctgcagctgatactgagtctgatgaagcgcctgcagtgcctgcagtgccgaagccaaggcagttgaagaagccaaaagcttcaaagtcggccccttcaccaaaaatatcaaaggcgaagccattggcgactgcacctcctgaagacagtctgcagtctgaagacttatcacgcgtctcaaGGAACCAGAAGGACAAGATGCCTccgtctcacactggcaaagagctcacagctactgccatcctgcgcagtgaagccattgatctgtcaagtgatgaagatcttggagatgacgctcttgagcaactcatcaagagcaaagaagaagcagaaatcttcaacaatatgcctctctttgatgtcgccatcatccacaagaTCATGttgaagcgtgcagaagctcagggttcacgtgagcggatgaagtctctggctgacagatgtgtgcaagcctacaatgaggctgagaagcgcaaggcacttgggcgtcctggcatcgaccccaagatggccgcaaagaaaaagaagaagactgttccagctgaactagaggcaccaaggcaggaagcagttccgcttgtcttcccaactgcaacgactggctcgaagccaaagggccggtcaacagcttcagagctcaagaaaacaagaactgctgaggctgaagccaggaagaggaaaagctctgaagcctctcctactgcccctagcaagaaaaagagaaagaccaagaaatctcgggctgctcccacagagcccttgatagttgaacccatctctatggttcaccctgacgcagaacgccaactgacggttcatgagcctgcttccacagaggctcctgaagctgaagatattccagcagctgatcccatcgctgctgaagacattggtcatcgtgacaatgtagaagatgatgcagcccttccttaGTTAGAAcacagtgaactcatcagcattggtcgtccactgacgccaattgcacaggatgcttcatgggcggatcgccctcaagaggaagaagactatgaggcccagcccactccaa contains:
- the LOC125541543 gene encoding probable protein phosphatase 2C 58; translation: MPCKAKMASVQVQRKVGNQDDGLHGAEQEAVRATGRGKSKASARKVTYGFHLVEGKMPHGMEDRHVAEFRRLDDGNEVGLFGVFDGHSGADVATYLRNHLFDNILGEPDFWEDTMGAIRRAYHRTDRKVLKKKKVTADGEEIVRPRRGGSTAVTVILLNGETLVVANVGDSRAVVCESGRARQLSVDHEPLRERDAIESRGGFVTEMHGDVPRVDASLAMSRAFGDRKLKEHISSDPDVAIEHVGDDTEFVVVASDGLWKVMSNQEVVDEVRSTRDARKAAVKLVDAAVDRGSKDDIACVVVRIH